AACCTTTAGGCTACTCACAATTAATTGAACGTTCAATTAATGAGTGGCGAGCACTATCGCAACACGCAACAGTGAACAACGGCAGCGTTCGGGCAGGCAGACAGCCCGCATGCCATCTGCTTCGAGGAGTTTTCAGACCAGCCAGAGCATCCATTCAGTTTTTACCTATCGCAATCGCGGCATGTGCCATCGACCGGGCGATAGTTAAGACCTGATCTGCGCCTCACTGCGCAGATGGAAGCTCCTTTTGTGTATCAACAACAGGAGAAAACACAGTGTCTTTGATGAATAAGGAAATAACCGGAGGCGAGCAACAATGACCACATTGCTGTCAGCAGGGATTCTGCTTACCTTCGCCGCCATTGCCCTGATCCTTTACCGCTGGGGCAATATTCGCTGCATCGGCGTCACCCCGGTGCGCACCTTCACCTTTATCGCCATTCTTTTTACCTCCGGCCTGGACGTGGGACTGATCATGTTCCCGTTGACCGAGTTCGCCGGCTACGCCGATCTGGCCGCCAGCCCGGAATATGGCTTCAGCAACCCGCTGGCCATTGAGTTCGGTTTCTGGGGCTTTCTGATCTGGGGCTTCTACTTTCTCACCTGCTTCTATTTCTGTGTGATCGAGCCGCGGGTGGGCTTCTTTGAGCTGGCGCCGGTCAAGTTCATCAACAACATGGTGATCATCGGCACCTGCGCCTTTACCGCCTTTTTGCTGCTGAGCAACCTGCCCTGGTACATGCCGGACATGGGCGACGGCAGCAGTGTGGTAGGCGGCTTCTACCTGATCGTGCTGCTGGTCATCGCCGCCGCGGTGTATTCCAGCACCAGCCTGCGCTACGTCAAAATTCTCAGCCTGGGCACCAGCTGGCTGTTTATCGCCCTGATTGCTGCCATGTGGGGCAGTGCCTTTATCGGCACCGGCAATGCCCTGGGCGAGTTTGTCGGCACCTTTGCCCTGCTGGGGGACTATTTCGGCAACCTGCACCGCTTTGTTCTGCCCATCAATGACTATCACGAGTTCTATTTGTACTGGTGGTTCTCCTGGAGCATCATGATCGGCCAGTTTACCGCCCGGTTTGTGGGTGGCCTGCGCACCTGGCAACTGCTGGCGGCCATGCTGGTCTTTCCGTCCCTGGCCATCGCCACCTGGTTCAGCGTGCTCTATTACTTCCACCTGAACGAGCTGAGCACCGCCGGCTTCTTCAACTGGGCCATGGTGGTGGTGGGAATCTCCATGGTGATCAACTCGCTGGACTCGCTGATAAGACTCTATACCGACAACCTCAACCTGTCGGTGTCCCGGCTGGGCAAGGTGCGCTACTTCGCCGGCAACCTGGTGGCGCTGGCCGGCCTGACCCTGCTGTTCCGGCTCGATTTCCTGGAGATTCAGTGGGTGGGCGCCCTGGTGATCGGGCTGTTCTTTGCCTGTGCCGGCTATATGCTGCTGTACAAGCGTGCCGATGTGCTGGCCATTGCGGGCTCCCCCGCCGCCAACCGCATCGATTACAGCAAACTCGAGTGGGCGAACTGATTATCGCCATTCCCCTGGATGGTCTTGCCCGAGTAACAAAACGGCATCCCGGGGTGCCGTTTTGTTATTCGGAATCCGGTGACCGGGTGCACTGCGCCAGCAGCCGGACAAAGAAGTCGTTGCCCTTGCGCCGGGCAAACTGAATATTGCGCTCGGGAATGGACTCGGGATCGTCATAGTCTGCCAGGGCTGTTTCCATGCTGGCTTCACGAATAATATGCAGGGTGGGATAAGGCGAGCGGTTGGTGTAGTTGGCAGCGTCATCCTGAGGCTCACCATCAAAACAATAGTCGGGATGAAAGCTGGCGAGCTGATATTCTCCCTCAAGCCCCTGATCGAACAGCAAGTCGTTGGCCAGATCGACCAGATCCAGATAGGCATAAAACCCCTCAAATCCCCGGGGCAGGATCACCAGGGTGGTTTCCACCTCCGGCTGTTCATCCAGCAGCCTGCACTCTGCCAGCAGTGCCTGCAGCACCATGGCCGGTTTGTGCTCTTCCACCACCACATAGCGAATACTGGCGCGCTCCACCTCCCGCCGGGCAAAGGGGCAGAGGTTGTATTTCATGATCACCTGCTTCACCCAGTTTTCGGTGTGCGCCATGTACTGCGCGTGTTTTGACTGTTCCGGCATGACTCGTTTCTCTTCTGTTGCGGTTAATCGGCGCTAAACACCAGTTCCCCATAATAACCGATGGCGGTGCCGCCGCCGTTGTCGGCGTCGGTCATGATGGCCACCGCCTCAAGGTAGCGAAAGTCCTTGCCGAACAGCCGGCGCAGATCGTCCCTGAGGTTGCGTTTTTCCCGCACCCAGCCCGGGTCTGTCCCCTGTCGAAGCGCCAGCATCATGGCCTTGTCGCCGGTAAAGGGATTGGGCCAGTGCCGGCCCGCCGCAACCTCCCGGGTCCACACATAACTGATGGCCTTGCTGCTGAGCCGGGTCCAGCCATCGCGCACCACCACATAAACCCGCAACGCAAAATCGTCGCCGGCCTTGCCGCGCTCGTTGGCGGTGCCCGAAAACCGCTCCACCCG
The nucleotide sequence above comes from Oceanimonas doudoroffii. Encoded proteins:
- a CDS encoding choline transporter — protein: MTTLLSAGILLTFAAIALILYRWGNIRCIGVTPVRTFTFIAILFTSGLDVGLIMFPLTEFAGYADLAASPEYGFSNPLAIEFGFWGFLIWGFYFLTCFYFCVIEPRVGFFELAPVKFINNMVIIGTCAFTAFLLLSNLPWYMPDMGDGSSVVGGFYLIVLLVIAAAVYSSTSLRYVKILSLGTSWLFIALIAAMWGSAFIGTGNALGEFVGTFALLGDYFGNLHRFVLPINDYHEFYLYWWFSWSIMIGQFTARFVGGLRTWQLLAAMLVFPSLAIATWFSVLYYFHLNELSTAGFFNWAMVVVGISMVINSLDSLIRLYTDNLNLSVSRLGKVRYFAGNLVALAGLTLLFRLDFLEIQWVGALVIGLFFACAGYMLLYKRADVLAIAGSPAANRIDYSKLEWAN
- a CDS encoding DUF1415 domain-containing protein; translated protein: MAHTENWVKQVIMKYNLCPFARREVERASIRYVVVEEHKPAMVLQALLAECRLLDEQPEVETTLVILPRGFEGFYAYLDLVDLANDLLFDQGLEGEYQLASFHPDYCFDGEPQDDAANYTNRSPYPTLHIIREASMETALADYDDPESIPERNIQFARRKGNDFFVRLLAQCTRSPDSE
- a CDS encoding DUF3047 domain-containing protein produces the protein MRPRLFAILLSLLVAIPAQALTFTPADMLGWKQKRFEGSTAYRLAPDAGLGRQVLRAESRGAASGLFYEGRIDLQATPWLSWQWRVERFSGTANERGKAGDDFALRVYVVVRDGWTRLSSKAISYVWTREVAAGRHWPNPFTGDKAMMLALRQGTDPGWVREKRNLRDDLRRLFGKDFRYLEAVAIMTDADNGGGTAIGYYGELVFSAD